The following nucleotide sequence is from Paenibacillus odorifer.
CAAAGGCGGAATCACAAGCAGATGTAACTGCCAGTGCTTTTTTATGCTTTTGCGAGCATTTTGTAAGAATGCGGGGCCTTTGCTTTTCGGCAACGACTTGCGATGTAATACTATTTCTTTCTCCAGAACAATTCCCCCTAAGCAGATGTCTGTGATTTTTGATAGCGCTTTCTACGGATTGATCATAGATGACTTTTATCTCCAAAAGAAAGGTACACTTGGGGACTTCAGCGTACAAATCGCCTTATCTGAGGAGCACAAAATAGCAGTAGAACAGCCATTTTTCCGAATTGCAGGGTTGAAATCAGAAAAAAGACTGCATCGTCCAAAGTGGACAGTGCAGCCGTATGTTATGGCATATTTTTTTATTCATCCACAGATTGTCTATAGGTACTCGGGGAGACACCCATCAACCTTTTAAATGCGCGTCTGAAGGAATGTGAACTGTTGTAGCCCACCCGCACGGCAATCTCATCCACCGTTAATCCATTCTCTTTGAGCAGGATAATGGCTTGATCCATTCTGACTTTTATCAAATGGTCGGAGAAGTTGACACCCGTTACCTCTTTAAACAGCTGGGAAATGTATTTTTCCGGCCGCTCCACCTGTTCCGCCACCCGGTAGAGGGTCAATTCCGTATCCGAATAGTTTTTTGCTGTGTAGTCCTTAATCTGCTTGATGATCTGAATATGAATATCTTTCTTTTTATTCGCAATGAGTCCGCACAGCTCTTCCATAATGTCAAAAAATTCGTTCTGGATCGTCTCAAGCGACTCTGATGAGCCAATGTCTATGACCCGCCGTTTGACACTCTCGATCTCTGAATATTCGGTAAATGCCTTTTGATCCAATAGCTTGAGAAAAGTCCCCTTCATTTCCCCGACAAGCTGGTGCTTCATTTCGATGGATAATTCTCGCTGCTCCATATTCTGGGCGATAATCGCACGCACAATCCGTTCGGCTTCTTCTAGCTCTCCGGCTCGAATCGTGCTGATTAACCGTTGCTCCGAATCCAGCGGATAATAATAAGTTGTATTCTCGATCTGAGCTTCACTACTCCAGATAATTCCTTTCTTATTCATGTAAACTGCATATTCCAGCGCCTGCTTCGCTTGATCATACGAAAGGCTAACCTCCGTTACCTCTGTGAATAGATCCCCGAAGCCCGCCAGAATGGTAA
It contains:
- a CDS encoding helix-turn-helix domain-containing protein: MKEQFGKEEASERNEFDFLSGNIADMITKNKLLESELNRQLPLVRDAFLKRLIAGEFKTRDEIISAAKQADISMNQDTGYVGIVQINGYAGMDSVEILNELSASRLLLKQTLADLGVDVLMTDMGSDKVVTLFFSREKGADKEQEAANITQTMEELAQNVFNEYRITILAGFGDLFTEVTEVSLSYDQAKQALEYAVYMNKKGIIWSSEAQIENTTYYYPLDSEQRLISTIRAGELEEAERIVRAIIAQNMEQRELSIEMKHQLVGEMKGTFLKLLDQKAFTEYSEIESVKRRVIDIGSSESLETIQNEFFDIMEELCGLIANKKKDIHIQIIKQIKDYTAKNYSDTELTLYRVAEQVERPEKYISQLFKEVTGVNFSDHLIKVRMDQAIILLKENGLTVDEIAVRVGYNSSHSFRRAFKRLMGVSPSTYRQSVDE